In Polyangiaceae bacterium, the genomic window AAGCGCACGCTGAACCGCACGCTGAAGCGCACGCTGAACCGCACGCCGAAGCGCACGCTGAAGCGCACGCCGAAGCGCACGCTGAACCGCACACTTCGCTGGCGTGAGGGAGCGCGCCTTCGTCAAGCTGTGGCGCGTCCGGCGTGTCGTAGCGACGGGCGAGCCGGGCAGGGGGCGCGCGCCGAAGCGCACGCTGAAGCGCGCGCCGAAGCGCACGCTGAAGCGCACGCTGAACCGCACACTTCGCTGGCGTGAGGGAGCGCGCCTTCGTCAGCTCTCGACGCTTCGTCGCCAGGATCTCGCTAGAGCGTCCGCCGCCCGCGCGACGTCGTCGGCGCTCGTGCCTCGCCCGAGCGTCAAGCGCACCGAGCCCAGGGCGTCCGGGGGAGCGACGCCCATCGCGAGGATCACTGCCGAAGCGCTCTCGTGGCCTTCGTGGCACGCCGAGCCGGTGGACGCGGCGATCTCCGGCGCGCCGGCGAGCACGGCGTTCCCCGACACGCGCGGGAAGCGGACGTTGAGGGTGTTCGGCAGGCGGAGCTCGCGGTGGCCGGAGAGCGCGAGGCCGGGGACGGCGCGCTCGAGGCGGCTCCACAGCTCGTCGCGCAGCGCCGTCATGCGCAGCGCCGACTCGTGAAGGTCGCGCCCGACCGCTTCGCACGCGGCGCCGAGCCCGACGATGGATGCCACGTTCTCGGTTCCCGGTCGCAGCCCGCGCTCGTGGCCCGCGCCGAGCACGAGCGGCACCAGCGGCGTGCCGCGCTTCACGTACAGAGCGCCGACGCCCTTGGGCGCGTAGAGCTTGTGGCCGGCGACGGAGAGCAGATCGACGTCGAGCTCGCGGACACGCACTGGGACCTTGCCCAGGGACTGCGCGGCGTCGCTGTGAACGAGGGCGCCCGCGGCGTGCGCGAGGCGGGCCACCTCCGCGACCGGCTGGAGCACTCCGGTCTCGTTGTTCGAGTGCATGATGGTGACCAGCGCCGTGTCGGCGTCGATGGCTCGCTCGGCGTCGGCGACCCGGGCTCGGCCTTCGCCGTCTACGCCGAGGCGGGTGGCGCGCCAGCCGTGCTGCTCCAGCCAAGCGCAGGGGCGCGCGGTCGCGGGATGCTCGATGACCGTGGTGACGACGCCGCGCCTCCGCTCGAGCGCCTCGCAAACGCCCCGGATGGCGAGGTTGTTGGCCTCGGTGCCGCCGGAGGTGAACACCACCTCGTCCGCGTCGCAGCCGAGGAGCACGGCCACCTGCTCTCGCGCGCGCGCCACCACGCTGCTCGTCCGAGCGCCGTACACGTGGCTGCTCGACGGGTTTCCGAAGTGCTCCCGCAGGTAGGGCAGCATCGCCTCGACGACCTCGGGCAGGAGCGGCGTCGTGGCGTTGTGGTCGAGGTAGATGGGAGCCACGTCGAGCACGGTAAAATGAGAGCGAGCCGGCGCGCGAGCACCGGCTCACCCTGCCGTCAGCGGCTTCTCACCAGCGTCCGCCGCGATCGCCGCGATCGCCGCGTCCGCCGCGATCGCCCCCGCGACCCCCACCGCCGCCACCACCCCCACCGCCGCCGCGTCCACCGCGGAAGCCACCGCCGCCGCCGCCACCGCCGCCACCGCGGCGCTCCTCAGCGACGTTGACGCGCAGCGGACGGCCGTCGAGGTCTGCTCCGTTCAGCGCCTCGATCGCCTTCTGGGCGGCCTCGGCCGTCGCCATGGAGACGAAGGCGAAGCCGCGGGAGCGGCCGGTTTCGCGGTCGAGCACGAGCTTCACCTCGGCGACCTCGCCGTGCTCGGCGAAGGCGCGCTGGATCACGTCTTCGGTGGTGTGGAACGCAAGGTTGCCCACGTACAGTCGATTGCTCATTTTTCTGTTCTCTCGTTGCGGCTCGGGAGACGCCGGGGCGTCCATTCGACCCACCCCGAGGCGCCGCGGCCCGGGGAGGGTGGCGGCGCCAGCCGCCGCCCATTTTCGTGACCGTGCCCCGAAGAAACCGACCTTCCGCGTTCCCAGAAAAACGAGAGAGCAGTGAGCCGAGTGCCAGAGACGTTCGCGACGGCGCAGGATTTATCACGCGCTCCGGCCGACCGCAATCGGCCCTGGGGCCGATTGTCGGGCCTGCCAGGAACCGTGCTAACACGGCCCGAAAGGGAGAATTTCGATGGCTTTTCGGCCGACTTGGGGGTGGGCCTTGGCGGGGGTGCTGCTCTCGGGGTGCGGTGGGGGGGCGGTCACGCCGGCCATGCTGACCGCGGCCCAGAAGCGCTGGCCAGACGCCTCGGAGCAGTCCCTCGGGCACGGGCGCGACCTATTCGCCCAGAAGTGCAAGACCTGCCACGCCCTACCCGCGCCGAAGGACCACTCGGCGGAGGAATGGCAGAAGCTGATGGTGAAGATGGGCAAGCTCGCGGAGCTCGACGCTTCGGGTCGCGAGGCGGTGCTGCGCTTCGTGATCGCGGCGCGGGAAGCCGAGTGACCCAGCTCATCCGCAGTCGGCGCTTGCAGCGCTGCGAGCGCTGCGGGCTCTCGACCGAGCTGTGCTTTTGCGCAAGCCTACCGCGGCTCCGCACGCGCACCGAGCTCGTGCTCTTGATGCACAAGAACGAGCTGGCCAAGACCAGCAACACCGGGCGACTGGCCTTGGCGGCACTCGAGCGCTCGCGGCTCTCGATCCGCGGGCAGCTCGGTCTGGTGCAGGCCCGTCCAGGGCCGGAGCGCCGCCTCGTGTTGTTTCCCGCGCCCGACGCGCGGGAGCTCGGGGCGGCGGACGGCGCCGGAGACCGTCCGCTCACCCTCGTCGTCCCGGACGGGAGCTGGAAGCAAGCGCGCCGCATGCTGACGCGAGAGGCGTGGACGTCCGGAGCGGAGGTGGTCCGTCTGCCCGCGCCGGTTCCGTCGCGCTACGACCTCCGGAGACAACCACACGCCGGGGCCGTGTGTACCTTCGAAGCCGTCGCTTCGGCGCTCGGAGTGCTGGAAGGCGCGGACGTGGAGCGCGCCTTGCTCCAGGTGCTCGACGCATTCCTGGTGCGCGCGCGGCACATGCGGAGCTCTGGCGGCGCGCTCGGCGGTCACGCCGGCTGAAGCAGCTCCGCCAGGCAGGCGAGCAGCGCGTCGGCGAGGAACGGCTTCGCAAGGAAACGCGTGGGCCCGCGGCTCAGGTCGCCGGCGATGTCCGTCTCACTGTACCCGCTGAGCAGGACCGCGGGCAGATCGGCGCGCAGGGCGCGCATCTTGCGCAGCGATTCGGCGCCGCCCAAGCGCGGCATGGTCAAGTCGAGGATCACCACGTCGAACCCGCCGGGGTCGGCCTCCACGGCCTCGAGCGCCTCCAGGCCATCGCGCGCAGTAGTCAGCGTGAGCCCCGCGGCACGGAGGCTGCGCGCGACGAGCTCGAGCAGCCTTGGCTCGTCGTCCGCGAAGAGCACGCGCGCGTCGAGCTTCGCGGGGAGGGGCTCGGGCGGGGCCAGCGCGGGAGCTCGGCTCGCCGCCGATCCCGTCGCGACAGGCAGGTACACCGTGAAGGTGGAGCCATGTCCGGGCACGCTCCGGACGCGGATCGCGCCTCCGTGCGCGCGCACGATGCCGGCGACCGACGCGAGCCCCAAACCGCGCCCCGGGAACTTGGTGCTGTAGAAGGGATCGAAGATCCTCCGAACCACGTCCTCGCGAATGCCGACGCCGTCGTCGTCGACCTCGATGAACACCGCGTCGGGAGGCAGCTCGGCGGGCAGCACCGCCAGGTCGGGCGCGTCGCTCGGGCTCAGCGCGGCCCTTCCGACTCGGAGGCGGACCTTGCCGCTCTGACCGCCAAGCGCCTCCGAGGCGTTGGTGATCAGGTTCATGATCACCTGGCGGAGCTGGCTCGGATCGGCGAAGGTGGTGGGCAGCCCGTCGGGGAGCTCCAGGGTGATCTCGGTGTTCTTCGAGATGCTGACCAGCAAGAGCTCGGCGATCTCGCGGACCACGTCCGAGACGGCGATCGCCGACATCGAGCGTGGGCCCTGGCCGCTGTATGCCAGCATCTGGTGGACGATCTCGCTGGCGCGCAGGGCTGCCTCGCGGG contains:
- a CDS encoding DTW domain-containing protein, with protein sequence MTQLIRSRRLQRCERCGLSTELCFCASLPRLRTRTELVLLMHKNELAKTSNTGRLALAALERSRLSIRGQLGLVQARPGPERRLVLFPAPDARELGAADGAGDRPLTLVVPDGSWKQARRMLTREAWTSGAEVVRLPAPVPSRYDLRRQPHAGAVCTFEAVASALGVLEGADVERALLQVLDAFLVRARHMRSSGGALGGHAG
- a CDS encoding cysteine desulfurase; protein product: MLDVAPIYLDHNATTPLLPEVVEAMLPYLREHFGNPSSSHVYGARTSSVVARAREQVAVLLGCDADEVVFTSGGTEANNLAIRGVCEALERRRGVVTTVIEHPATARPCAWLEQHGWRATRLGVDGEGRARVADAERAIDADTALVTIMHSNNETGVLQPVAEVARLAHAAGALVHSDAAQSLGKVPVRVRELDVDLLSVAGHKLYAPKGVGALYVKRGTPLVPLVLGAGHERGLRPGTENVASIVGLGAACEAVGRDLHESALRMTALRDELWSRLERAVPGLALSGHRELRLPNTLNVRFPRVSGNAVLAGAPEIAASTGSACHEGHESASAVILAMGVAPPDALGSVRLTLGRGTSADDVARAADALARSWRRSVES
- a CDS encoding RNA-binding protein, whose protein sequence is MSNRLYVGNLAFHTTEDVIQRAFAEHGEVAEVKLVLDRETGRSRGFAFVSMATAEAAQKAIEALNGADLDGRPLRVNVAEERRGGGGGGGGGGFRGGRGGGGGGGGGGGRGGDRGGRGDRGDRGGRW
- a CDS encoding PAS domain S-box protein, yielding MDELENLRGRIVELEARAAEQSKLDAALRERLESVARNAPDYIIEMDRAGVITYMNRPAPGRTLADMLGSNVEEWMEPGARPAFARTLAHVFERGEPASYESVGAVSGRAYINRVGPVLENGQVTRAILITHDVTELKAAETRLRESEGWFRTLVDGYFDALAVSEQGRIIEVNAAWEKLFGYGPGEMIGLTPAALTTPEGAAIVMEHIKRGDESAYEVPGKRRDGSIFPGEVHARNVSYRGRPARLSFFRDLSEQHRARDERQRLEQKMLDAQKLETLGVLAGGIAHDFNNLLQVMLGNVELATLELGSHPAQAGVRRSLDQAREAALRASEIVHQMLAYSGQGPRSMSAIAVSDVVREIAELLLVSISKNTEITLELPDGLPTTFADPSQLRQVIMNLITNASEALGGQSGKVRLRVGRAALSPSDAPDLAVLPAELPPDAVFIEVDDDGVGIREDVVRRIFDPFYSTKFPGRGLGLASVAGIVRAHGGAIRVRSVPGHGSTFTVYLPVATGSAASRAPALAPPEPLPAKLDARVLFADDEPRLLELVARSLRAAGLTLTTARDGLEALEAVEADPGGFDVVILDLTMPRLGGAESLRKMRALRADLPAVLLSGYSETDIAGDLSRGPTRFLAKPFLADALLACLAELLQPA